A region from the Pelagovum pacificum genome encodes:
- a CDS encoding NADPH-dependent FMN reductase — protein MKAATTIALIQGSIRENRYNDVIAGWVADRLHGEGFNTVRVDPVAPDLLPLQSGSGLAARALRDLLAPVEGAVIVTPEINHAYPGALKTLLDEIGDELAAKPVGFVSYGDESGGLRAVEALRPILSQLETTTLRDTVSFAHPRQRFGIDGELSDPADLRQMNEAMSQLSGRLRWWCEALTPARSRMPLPEMA, from the coding sequence ATGAAAGCAGCGACGACCATCGCCCTGATCCAGGGATCCATCCGCGAGAACCGCTACAACGACGTTATCGCCGGATGGGTCGCAGACCGTCTCCACGGCGAGGGGTTCAACACGGTCCGTGTCGATCCCGTCGCGCCCGATTTGCTGCCTTTGCAGAGCGGCAGCGGCCTCGCCGCGCGGGCGCTGCGCGATCTGCTTGCACCGGTCGAAGGCGCAGTGATCGTCACGCCGGAGATCAACCATGCCTACCCCGGTGCGCTGAAGACCCTGTTGGACGAGATCGGCGACGAGCTCGCCGCCAAGCCGGTCGGCTTCGTCAGCTACGGCGACGAATCCGGTGGTCTACGTGCGGTCGAGGCCCTGCGCCCGATTCTGTCACAGCTGGAAACAACGACCCTGCGCGACACCGTGAGTTTCGCCCACCCCCGCCAGCGGTTCGGTATCGACGGTGAACTCAGCGACCCCGCCGATCTTCGTCAGATGAACGAGGCGATGAGCCAATTGTCGGGTCGCCTGCGCTGGTGGTGCGAGGCGTTGACGCCCGCTCGGTCCCGGATGCCGCTTCCCGAAATGGCCTAA
- a CDS encoding LacI family DNA-binding transcriptional regulator, with protein sequence MTPAPRTKAATIRDVASAAGVSVGTVSKVLNNTGTIAKATRERVIEVARSMNFRPNSLAKSLHTGLSGSIGLISNDSFGRFTMPIMEGLEAVLAEHAIGVFMSNATDDPELEQRHIDQLLAKQVDGIVVTARRADRRPPVDLRGVGIPVVYVFSNAEDRDALTLLPDDEGGGKLAVDHLVAQGRKRIAHVTGPQDFVAVSLRASGYLAALEDAGLDAMPVMHGPWSEAWGREAASQLLDRGEVPDAVLCGNDQIGRGCVEAFRDAGHRVPEDIAIIGFDNWPVMTDACRPPLSSVDLQLTELGQEAGRRLLAMIGGERQTGTIRLPCRLELRGSTERAALP encoded by the coding sequence TTGACGCCCGCTCCGCGCACCAAGGCCGCCACCATCCGCGATGTCGCAAGCGCCGCGGGCGTTTCCGTCGGCACGGTGTCGAAGGTCCTCAACAACACCGGCACGATCGCCAAGGCGACGCGCGAGCGGGTCATCGAAGTCGCGCGGTCGATGAACTTCCGGCCGAACTCACTCGCCAAGAGCCTGCATACCGGCTTGTCCGGCTCCATCGGGCTGATCTCGAACGACAGTTTCGGGCGTTTCACCATGCCGATCATGGAAGGGCTCGAAGCAGTGCTGGCCGAGCACGCCATCGGGGTCTTCATGTCAAACGCCACCGACGATCCGGAGCTCGAGCAGCGCCATATCGACCAGCTGCTCGCCAAGCAGGTCGACGGGATCGTCGTGACAGCCCGCCGCGCCGACCGCCGTCCGCCGGTGGACCTGCGCGGTGTCGGCATTCCGGTGGTCTATGTTTTCTCCAATGCGGAAGATCGCGACGCGCTGACCCTGCTGCCCGACGATGAGGGGGGCGGGAAGCTGGCTGTCGATCACCTCGTCGCACAGGGCCGCAAGCGGATCGCGCACGTGACCGGGCCGCAGGATTTCGTCGCGGTGTCGCTCCGCGCCAGCGGTTACCTCGCCGCGCTGGAGGACGCCGGCCTCGATGCGATGCCCGTGATGCACGGCCCGTGGTCCGAGGCATGGGGTCGCGAGGCCGCGTCGCAGCTGCTCGACCGGGGCGAGGTCCCGGACGCCGTGCTCTGCGGCAACGACCAGATCGGGCGCGGTTGCGTCGAGGCCTTCCGTGACGCTGGCCACCGCGTGCCGGAGGACATTGCGATCATCGGCTTCGACAACTGGCCGGTGATGACAGATGCCTGCCGTCCGCCGCTGTCGTCGGTGGACTTGCAGCTGACCGAACTCGGGCAGGAGGCCGGACGCCGCCTGCTCGCCATGATCGGCGGAGAGCGCCAGACCGGCACGATCCGCCTCCCCTGCAGACTCGAGTTGCGCGGCTCCACCGAGCGCGCCGCCCTACCCTGA
- a CDS encoding hybrid-cluster NAD(P)-dependent oxidoreductase, which yields MNDLSSFPSRTIWNDSEMLECVSIIPEVPDTATFAFRAPSGALFDFLPGQFLTLEVPVPGGPVHRTWTISSSPSRPRSLSITAKAQGASVATRWLLDNLKPGMRLKAIGPAGRFSHLHHESDKYLFISAGSGITPMMAMTTYMYDLGTEPDVVFVNCARRPSEIIFRERLEHMASRVPGIDLKWVIEQPDRFHPWTGLQGRMNQLILGLVAPDYLEREVFCCGPEPFMTAVREALAGLGFDMDRFHQESFSAPVGTELPLPEDVVPDEDTKAEIHFAASGSSTTCSETDTILAATRNAGLNIPSGCTFGVCGTCKIKKIAGEVHMVHNGGISEDDIADGYILACCSHAIGSVTIDV from the coding sequence ATGAACGACCTCTCCTCCTTCCCCTCCCGGACGATCTGGAACGACAGCGAGATGCTCGAATGCGTTTCGATCATCCCCGAGGTGCCGGATACGGCCACCTTCGCCTTCCGGGCGCCGTCGGGGGCGTTGTTCGACTTCCTCCCGGGCCAGTTCCTGACCCTCGAGGTCCCGGTGCCGGGCGGTCCCGTGCACCGGACCTGGACGATCTCGTCCTCGCCATCGCGGCCGCGGTCGCTGTCCATCACGGCGAAGGCGCAGGGCGCCAGCGTGGCGACGCGCTGGCTGCTCGACAACCTGAAGCCCGGTATGCGGCTGAAAGCGATCGGTCCGGCCGGCCGCTTCAGCCACCTGCACCACGAATCCGACAAGTACCTCTTCATCTCCGCCGGTTCGGGCATCACGCCGATGATGGCGATGACCACCTACATGTACGATCTCGGCACCGAGCCGGACGTCGTCTTCGTCAACTGCGCCCGCCGCCCGTCGGAGATCATCTTTCGTGAGCGACTGGAGCACATGGCGAGCCGGGTGCCCGGCATCGACCTGAAGTGGGTGATCGAGCAGCCCGACCGCTTCCACCCCTGGACCGGCCTCCAAGGGCGGATGAACCAGTTGATCCTCGGCCTCGTCGCACCGGACTACCTCGAGCGTGAGGTGTTCTGCTGCGGGCCGGAACCCTTCATGACCGCCGTGCGCGAGGCGCTCGCCGGGCTCGGCTTCGACATGGACCGGTTCCATCAGGAAAGCTTCTCCGCGCCGGTCGGGACTGAGCTTCCACTGCCCGAGGATGTGGTTCCGGACGAGGATACCAAGGCCGAGATCCACTTCGCCGCCTCCGGAAGCTCGACCACCTGCTCGGAAACGGACACCATCCTTGCCGCGACACGGAATGCCGGGCTCAACATTCCATCGGGGTGCACATTCGGCGTCTGCGGCACCTGCAAGATCAAGAAGATCGCCGGCGAAGTGCACATGGTCCACAACGGCGGCATCTCCGAGGACGACATTGCCGACGGCTATATCCTCGCCTGCTGCTCGCACGCGATCGGATCGGTCACGATCGACGTCTGA